One Campylobacter concisus DNA segment encodes these proteins:
- a CDS encoding HlyD family type I secretion periplasmic adaptor subunit — MQEDIKNQQNENLKPDEKPVQKSDIKDQESAGDQILNSVDGIKSNIQAKNYDAYDLKFMSSLSEAVLAKAPSTSKKILYAVSITVFWLLLWASWAQIDEITRGSGKIIPSGKNQAIQNLEGGIVDQIFVKEGDEVKKDQILIRLDNKNFTSSYGESKLRLDELQAKFMRLDAEANDKEFDYNETRDANNSKAVRYEISLHNSNIDHLNEQIGILTEQIHQRQSELTELRNKISQTQNSYNLVLKEKAIMEPIFKKGLVSEVEYIQLQRRVNDLKGELDASVLAVPRVESTIKEAKNKIEEAKLAFKNNAKKELNEVSAEIARINESQISLSDRVERTYVRSPVNGIVSKMMVHTVSGVIKPGENIAEIVPLEDKLIAEVKVKPADVAFLRPGLDTMVKFTAYDFSIYGGLKGKVTQISADTETNEKTGESYYLVRIETEKNYLGSEEKPLRIKVGMIVSADIITGKKTILDYLLKPILKAKQNALTER; from the coding sequence ATGCAAGAAGATATAAAAAACCAACAAAATGAAAATTTAAAGCCAGACGAAAAGCCGGTTCAAAAAAGCGACATAAAAGATCAAGAGAGCGCTGGAGATCAAATTTTAAATAGCGTAGATGGCATCAAGTCAAACATCCAAGCTAAAAACTACGATGCCTATGACTTGAAATTTATGTCAAGCCTCTCAGAAGCGGTTTTGGCAAAGGCTCCATCAACCTCAAAAAAGATACTTTATGCAGTTAGTATAACTGTATTTTGGCTACTTTTGTGGGCTTCATGGGCACAGATAGACGAGATAACAAGAGGTAGCGGCAAGATCATCCCATCAGGCAAAAACCAAGCGATACAAAACCTTGAGGGTGGTATCGTGGATCAAATTTTTGTAAAAGAGGGCGATGAGGTTAAAAAAGATCAAATTTTAATCAGGCTTGATAATAAAAACTTTACAAGTAGCTACGGCGAGTCAAAGCTAAGACTTGATGAGCTTCAGGCTAAATTTATGAGGCTTGATGCTGAAGCAAATGATAAAGAATTTGACTACAACGAAACAAGAGATGCGAACAATAGCAAAGCTGTAAGATACGAGATAAGCTTGCATAACTCAAACATCGATCACCTAAACGAGCAAATAGGAATTTTAACAGAGCAAATTCACCAGCGCCAAAGTGAGCTAACCGAGCTTAGAAACAAAATTTCTCAAACTCAAAATAGCTACAACCTTGTTTTAAAAGAAAAAGCGATCATGGAGCCTATCTTTAAAAAAGGTCTTGTTAGTGAGGTCGAGTATATCCAGCTTCAAAGACGTGTAAATGACCTAAAGGGCGAGCTTGACGCATCTGTGCTTGCTGTGCCAAGGGTCGAATCAACCATAAAAGAGGCAAAAAATAAGATAGAAGAGGCAAAGCTGGCATTTAAAAATAATGCAAAAAAAGAGCTAAACGAAGTCTCTGCTGAGATCGCAAGGATAAACGAGTCGCAAATCAGCCTAAGCGACAGGGTCGAAAGAACTTATGTAAGATCTCCGGTAAATGGTATCGTTAGTAAGATGATGGTGCATACAGTTTCTGGCGTCATCAAGCCTGGTGAAAATATCGCTGAGATCGTCCCACTAGAAGATAAACTCATCGCTGAGGTAAAGGTTAAGCCAGCTGATGTTGCGTTCTTAAGACCTGGACTTGATACGATGGTTAAATTTACGGCGTATGATTTTAGTATTTATGGCGGCTTAAAAGGCAAAGTAACGCAGATCAGTGCCGATACTGAGACAAATGAAAAAACAGGCGAGAGCTACTATCTAGTCAGGATAGAAACTGAGAAAAACTATCTTGGTAGCGAAGAGAAGCCACTTAGGATCAAGGTTGGTATGATAGTTTCAGCTGATATCATCACTGGTAAAAAGACGATACTTGACTATTTGTTAAAACCTATCTTAAAAGCAAAACAAAACGCTTTAACGGAGCGATAA
- a CDS encoding bifunctional diguanylate cyclase/phosphodiesterase produces MTLFKQIMIAVIAFGIVIFMAVGYLNFKSLNGYINDQLGENARHTANSLGLALKPIVDPEDMSLAQTMINSMFDSGRYKLIKLEDVDGKVLIENSQQTIVKDIPEWFYKIAKFEAPVATSEIMTGWAKFGTLYVQGSTALAYNELYSNSKNIFNFLALMIIIALIVAFFALKAIFRPLVKVQDQAEAILDNKFIIQKRIPFTTDLKKMVLAMNSMVSKVQDIFEREAATLSKYQELLYKDSMSGTYNRRFFQTKFSEYLASEEYSSGVASLISFKDLAGLKGVLGFEKWQSVIIKIAQILQEKSAENDQNAIVARLNDNDFIVMSYGKNSSNFSALNDKIMAEFKKLYANFSINDSECPVNAAIVEYSLSTDMRTLLTSADVTLASARLAGCFTCKEFNANQNTLVIGKEKYKELIFDSIKEDKFKFAAQKVVGFDSSFEQYELYLRLVDSEGKWRMASYFMPMVNELNLGAMLDLHILNRIARILPENILPQGSLAINLGKEILSSDENFSKLEATLKKIAQISKFKNYIEIPNKDDISIESIVRLTKKLKELGFGFGFDHFDLNAKGIEKLKEFNPGYVKIQSNVLIDFLSDKSGANTKQSLDVVLSSKDIILIAIGVESEEQKSKLIELGIKNMQGIYIDEIKNIG; encoded by the coding sequence ATGACGCTATTTAAACAGATTATGATCGCTGTGATAGCTTTTGGCATCGTGATTTTTATGGCTGTTGGCTACTTAAATTTTAAGAGCCTAAATGGATACATCAACGACCAGCTCGGTGAAAACGCAAGACACACAGCAAACTCACTTGGACTTGCTTTAAAGCCGATTGTTGATCCTGAGGATATGTCTTTAGCACAAACGATGATAAATTCTATGTTTGATAGCGGCAGATACAAGCTCATTAAACTTGAAGATGTCGATGGTAAGGTACTTATAGAAAATTCTCAACAAACTATCGTTAAAGATATCCCCGAGTGGTTTTATAAGATCGCTAAATTTGAAGCTCCAGTGGCAACAAGTGAGATCATGACTGGCTGGGCAAAATTTGGCACACTCTATGTTCAAGGTAGCACAGCACTTGCTTACAATGAGCTTTACTCAAACTCAAAAAATATTTTTAACTTTCTAGCTTTAATGATCATCATCGCTCTTATCGTGGCTTTTTTCGCCCTAAAGGCGATATTTAGACCACTTGTTAAGGTTCAAGATCAAGCTGAAGCGATACTTGATAATAAATTTATCATCCAAAAGAGAATTCCATTCACAACTGACCTTAAAAAGATGGTGCTTGCCATGAACTCGATGGTTAGCAAGGTTCAAGACATCTTTGAAAGAGAGGCTGCTACGCTTAGCAAGTATCAAGAGCTTTTATACAAAGACTCTATGAGTGGCACTTATAATAGAAGGTTTTTTCAAACTAAATTTAGCGAGTATCTAGCGAGTGAAGAGTATTCAAGCGGTGTTGCATCACTTATTAGCTTTAAAGATCTAGCTGGATTAAAAGGCGTTCTTGGCTTTGAAAAATGGCAAAGTGTCATCATAAAAATAGCTCAAATTTTACAAGAAAAATCGGCTGAAAATGACCAAAATGCGATCGTCGCAAGGTTAAACGACAACGATTTTATCGTTATGTCATACGGTAAAAACTCATCAAATTTCTCAGCTCTAAACGATAAGATCATGGCTGAGTTTAAAAAACTCTATGCAAATTTCTCTATAAATGATAGCGAATGCCCAGTCAATGCTGCTATTGTCGAGTATTCACTAAGCACTGACATGAGAACACTACTTACTTCAGCTGACGTTACTTTGGCTAGTGCAAGACTGGCTGGCTGCTTTACTTGCAAAGAATTTAATGCAAATCAAAACACCCTAGTCATCGGCAAAGAGAAATATAAAGAGCTTATCTTTGACTCTATAAAAGAGGATAAATTTAAATTTGCAGCTCAAAAAGTAGTTGGTTTTGACTCAAGCTTTGAGCAGTACGAACTTTATCTAAGGCTAGTTGATAGCGAGGGCAAATGGCGTATGGCATCATACTTTATGCCAATGGTAAATGAGCTAAATTTAGGCGCAATGCTTGACCTTCACATACTAAATAGGATCGCTAGAATTTTACCTGAAAATATCTTGCCTCAAGGAAGCTTAGCGATAAATTTAGGAAAAGAGATATTAAGCTCGGATGAAAATTTCTCAAAGCTTGAAGCTACGCTTAAGAAAATCGCTCAAATTTCAAAATTTAAAAACTATATAGAAATTCCAAACAAAGACGATATTAGTATCGAAAGTATAGTTAGACTTACTAAAAAATTAAAAGAACTCGGCTTTGGTTTTGGATTTGACCACTTTGATCTTAATGCAAAAGGCATTGAGAAGTTAAAAGAATTTAATCCAGGCTACGTAAAGATCCAGTCAAATGTCTTAATCGACTTTTTAAGTGATAAATCAGGAGCAAATACAAAACAATCACTAGATGTTGTTTTGAGCTCAAAAGATATCATTTTGATTGCGATTGGTGTTGAGAGTGAAGAGCAAAAGAGTAAGCTAATTGAGCTTGGCATTAAAAATATGCAAGGAATTTATATAGATGAAATCAAAAATATTGGATGA
- a CDS encoding DUF5416 family protein, whose protein sequence is MQKSASFERNFSEYQISRAKLADEFVIVNDGKICDLVGREIIKFFFKDCEKNFDEMINLKREKCINLSGVEIKDELIKSIKISISGYDESSDSLDFDLNLLSLSVPYRYAISNGCFEMSIFLKEYKEVVEKFLSTFSYKFEANSGKERYLIVFVNELKIYEQTYM, encoded by the coding sequence ATGCAAAAATCAGCTAGCTTTGAGCGAAATTTTAGCGAATATCAAATTTCAAGAGCAAAGCTAGCTGATGAATTTGTCATTGTAAATGATGGCAAAATATGCGATCTAGTCGGAAGAGAGATCATTAAATTTTTCTTTAAAGACTGTGAAAAAAACTTTGATGAGATGATAAATTTAAAAAGAGAAAAATGCATAAATTTGTCTGGTGTGGAGATCAAAGATGAGCTTATAAAGAGCATCAAAATATCTATTAGCGGCTACGATGAAAGCAGTGATAGCTTGGACTTTGATCTAAATTTACTATCTCTTAGCGTGCCATATAGATACGCTATATCAAATGGTTGTTTTGAGATGAGTATCTTTTTAAAAGAATACAAAGAAGTGGTTGAGAAATTCTTATCCACTTTTAGTTACAAATTTGAGGCAAATAGTGGCAAGGAGCGCTACTTGATCGTTTTCGTAAATGAGTTAAAAATTTACGAGCAAACCTATATGTGA
- a CDS encoding flagellar biosynthesis protein has translation MQFLPWAVILLLIYVIYFLMIRYEKKIATLSKMIEQNSDGIKENRDLIGQNRSLIEKNKHSIEKNTKDITTNVEKIDIDLED, from the coding sequence ATGCAATTTTTACCTTGGGCGGTAATTTTACTGCTAATTTATGTGATCTACTTCTTAATGATCCGCTATGAAAAAAAGATAGCGACGCTAAGCAAAATGATCGAGCAAAACAGTGATGGTATCAAAGAAAATAGAGACCTTATAGGTCAAAACAGATCACTAATCGAGAAAAATAAACACAGCATTGAGAAAAATACTAAAGATATTACAACAAATGTTGAAAAAATAGACATTGACTTGGAAGATTAA
- a CDS encoding transglutaminase-like cysteine peptidase → MKKIEHESFTRKLELINSYLNSLMPRYDDFYNTNVDVWSTRSEFLRRGGGDCEEYAISKRDSLKDLGVDNQKCLLVVQEKNTKKYHMVLAVWENLHKEPLILDNLSFRVLPLSKRYDLVPEYCLMDGKYFKIKKDGINLEPVNIRMQTYENLIKKEKEEKFWKN, encoded by the coding sequence ATGAAAAAAATAGAACACGAAAGCTTTACAAGAAAGCTAGAACTCATAAATTCATACTTAAATTCCTTAATGCCAAGATATGATGATTTTTACAATACAAATGTCGATGTGTGGAGCACTAGGAGCGAGTTTTTAAGGCGAGGTGGTGGAGACTGCGAGGAGTACGCGATATCAAAGCGCGATAGCCTAAAAGATCTTGGCGTGGATAATCAAAAATGCCTTCTAGTAGTTCAGGAAAAAAATACAAAAAAATATCATATGGTGCTAGCTGTTTGGGAAAATTTACACAAAGAGCCTTTGATACTAGATAATTTAAGCTTTAGAGTTTTGCCACTTTCGAAGCGCTACGACCTGGTGCCAGAGTATTGCTTGATGGATGGAAAATATTTTAAGATAAAAAAAGATGGCATAAATTTAGAGCCAGTGAATATAAGAATGCAAACTTACGAAAATTTGATAAAAAAGGAAAAAGAAGAGAAATTTTGGAAGAATTAA
- a CDS encoding response regulator transcription factor, whose amino-acid sequence MNVVFFTQNGSLNNLWRGYFSDEDVKFTHNKKDFFVNLNDEVDIVGIDTNAFKDSLDENIKTIHESFPNIKCLILANEPKFSEGKHLLALGVKGYANSHMRKTHFEDAFETILNGKVWLYPEFIQAMIGELTGSYINNESETLEKKSDLSELSSREKEIANLIYQGLTNNEISEQTGITLRTVKAHTTSIYSKLNVKDRIGLVLLMKQLHA is encoded by the coding sequence ATGAATGTGGTTTTTTTTACTCAAAATGGTTCGCTTAATAATCTTTGGCGAGGGTATTTTTCAGATGAAGATGTGAAATTTACTCACAATAAAAAGGATTTTTTTGTAAATTTAAACGACGAGGTTGATATCGTTGGTATCGATACAAACGCTTTTAAAGATAGTCTTGATGAAAATATTAAAACCATTCATGAAAGTTTTCCAAATATAAAATGTCTAATTCTTGCAAACGAACCAAAATTTAGTGAAGGCAAACATCTGCTGGCACTTGGTGTCAAAGGATATGCAAACTCACACATGAGAAAAACGCACTTTGAAGATGCCTTTGAGACGATTTTAAATGGCAAAGTTTGGCTTTATCCAGAATTTATCCAAGCGATGATCGGAGAGCTAACTGGCTCATATATAAATAATGAAAGTGAGACTTTAGAGAAAAAGTCTGATCTAAGCGAGCTTAGCTCACGTGAAAAAGAGATCGCAAACTTAATCTATCAAGGTCTAACAAACAATGAAATTTCAGAGCAAACAGGCATTACTTTAAGGACAGTAAAGGCGCACACCACGTCGATTTATAGCAAACTAAATGTGAAAGATAGAATAGGTCTTGTACTTTTGATGAAACAGCTACATGCGTAA
- a CDS encoding type I secretion system permease/ATPase encodes MHSDKIKDELLQCLVIFTKLHNNPYSADALTIGLPVKDGEEIELFSLKSSKSLFSRAASRAGFASTLVRKDLDQISPLVLPCILMLRGKKACILQSFSEDKKMANIITPDLSTGTSTIETSKLKDEYLGYAYYLKREFVPEDTSSTKLIDAGNDHWFWGTLKRSKKIYFDVVIASFIINLFVLASPLFTMNVYDRVVPNNAVETLWVLALGVSVVYGIDLFLKFVRSYFLEIAGKKSDIIMSSILFERVMDMKFSNKPKSVGSFASNLKEFDTVRNFFSSASLAAIVDLPFALIFLIVTYFIGSYLVLVPIVIMIAILCYTFFIKDPLQNAIKSTFEASAMKNGILIESLSSLETIKTLGASGHVQWNWEEATGEIANRSIKSKIITTSITTVTSFLVQLNTIAIIVLGVYMIQDTHLTMGGLIAAVMLSSRAIAPMGQVASLAANFEQTKTAYQSLSKIMQMPVERPEGKKFVRRNSFDGKIEFKNVSFTYPDTTKGSLDRINFVIQPGEKVGIIGRNGSGKTTLQKIILGLYAPTEGSVLIDGIDINQIDPADLRRNIGYVPQDVVLFKGTVRENIVQKAPYVDDMQIIKAAKVSGVDEYVNAHPLGFDMPVFERGDGISGGQRQSIAVARAFLLDSPIILLDEPTNSLDNTVESKLKANLKVNTVNKTMILVTHRTSMLDLVDRLIVMDNGKILLDGPRDEVLARLSGK; translated from the coding sequence ATGCATAGCGATAAGATAAAAGACGAACTGCTTCAATGTTTGGTGATCTTTACCAAACTTCACAATAACCCATATAGTGCCGATGCTTTGACTATCGGTCTGCCTGTAAAAGATGGCGAAGAGATCGAGCTTTTTTCACTAAAGAGCTCGAAGTCTTTATTTTCTCGTGCAGCTTCACGTGCTGGCTTTGCATCGACGCTTGTTAGAAAAGACCTTGATCAAATTTCGCCTTTAGTTTTGCCTTGTATCTTGATGCTTAGAGGTAAAAAAGCTTGCATCTTGCAATCTTTCAGCGAAGACAAAAAGATGGCAAACATCATCACACCTGATCTTTCAACTGGCACTAGCACGATAGAAACAAGCAAGCTAAAAGATGAGTACCTAGGCTATGCTTACTACCTAAAACGTGAATTCGTCCCAGAAGATACAAGCTCGACAAAGCTTATCGACGCTGGCAATGACCATTGGTTTTGGGGCACTTTAAAGCGCTCTAAGAAAATTTACTTTGACGTCGTGATAGCAAGCTTTATCATAAACTTATTTGTCCTTGCAAGCCCGCTCTTTACGATGAACGTCTATGACCGCGTTGTGCCAAATAACGCAGTTGAGACACTTTGGGTTCTAGCACTTGGCGTGAGCGTCGTTTATGGTATCGATCTATTTTTAAAATTTGTTCGTTCATATTTTCTTGAGATCGCAGGCAAGAAGAGCGATATCATTATGAGCTCAATCCTCTTTGAGCGTGTAATGGATATGAAATTTAGCAATAAGCCAAAGTCGGTTGGTTCATTTGCTAGCAACTTGAAAGAATTTGACACAGTTAGAAATTTTTTCTCATCTGCGTCGCTTGCTGCCATTGTGGATCTACCATTTGCGTTAATCTTCTTGATAGTTACCTACTTTATAGGAAGCTACCTTGTGCTTGTGCCTATCGTTATTATGATAGCTATTTTGTGCTACACATTTTTTATAAAAGATCCGCTTCAAAACGCGATTAAAAGCACATTTGAAGCTTCAGCTATGAAAAATGGAATTTTGATAGAGAGCCTTAGTAGCTTAGAAACCATTAAAACTCTTGGTGCCAGCGGCCATGTGCAGTGGAACTGGGAAGAGGCGACTGGCGAGATAGCAAATAGAAGTATCAAATCAAAAATAATCACTACTTCAATCACGACAGTTACGTCATTTTTGGTGCAGCTAAACACTATCGCCATCATCGTTCTTGGCGTTTATATGATACAAGATACGCACCTTACTATGGGTGGTTTGATCGCTGCTGTTATGCTTAGTTCTCGTGCGATCGCTCCTATGGGTCAAGTAGCCTCACTAGCTGCAAATTTCGAGCAGACAAAGACAGCTTATCAAAGCCTTAGCAAGATCATGCAGATGCCAGTTGAAAGACCTGAGGGCAAGAAATTTGTTAGAAGAAATTCTTTTGATGGCAAGATAGAGTTTAAAAACGTTAGCTTTACTTATCCAGACACCACAAAAGGCTCACTTGATAGGATAAATTTTGTCATTCAGCCGGGTGAGAAAGTAGGCATCATCGGTAGAAATGGCTCTGGTAAGACAACCTTGCAAAAGATAATCCTAGGTCTTTACGCACCGACTGAGGGCTCAGTGCTAATTGATGGTATCGACATAAATCAAATAGACCCAGCTGATCTTAGAAGAAATATCGGCTACGTGCCACAAGACGTTGTGCTATTTAAAGGAACGGTTAGAGAAAATATCGTTCAAAAAGCTCCTTATGTCGATGATATGCAGATCATTAAGGCGGCTAAGGTAAGTGGCGTCGATGAATATGTCAATGCTCACCCACTTGGTTTTGATATGCCTGTCTTTGAAAGAGGCGATGGCATCAGTGGTGGTCAGCGTCAAAGTATAGCCGTGGCTAGGGCATTTTTACTTGATAGTCCTATCATCTTGCTTGACGAGCCTACAAATTCACTAGACAACACAGTTGAGAGCAAGCTAAAAGCAAATTTAAAGGTAAATACCGTAAATAAAACTATGATTTTAGTAACTCACAGAACATCGATGCTCGATCTTGTTGATAGGCTCATAGTGATGGATAACGGCAAAATTTTACTAGATGGTCCAAGAGATGAAGTTTTAGCTAGACTTAGTGGGAAGTGA